The Deinobacterium chartae genome contains a region encoding:
- a CDS encoding amino acid ABC transporter substrate-binding protein, with protein MNRTLIALTALLLAPSALAVKVGALIPLSGAGSVSGQAAKNGYQLALDEINASGGVLGKPLELIIEDDQSNPAKAVPAFVKLQTVDRVDFTVGGVSSATSVALSGPAKQYNAFMAWIGGAAVPVEDAFADHKYFFHYHPWSYYNFEAILDLFKYLKAKGAKNIALAYEDGPFGSAGVADTVAAFKKAGFNVVLQEKFKTGSGNFAPLINKAKGYDVDLFYWVGYDVDALPLASAIKEANFKPGLIYGTPPSWPVGFENNRLSSGIAGLSLWLPESPTKASRDFVAKYKKKFGKVTDEYFAPLAYTNLITLAAAINAAGSTDKDKVAAALAKTKASTPFGTLTFTSSNKIKYQGFKAGQWLHFQFMDGKRIPVFPIDYARKPVQYPQK; from the coding sequence ATGAACCGCACCCTGATCGCCCTGACCGCCCTGCTGCTCGCCCCCTCAGCCCTGGCCGTGAAGGTGGGGGCACTCATCCCGCTCTCGGGCGCGGGCTCGGTGTCCGGCCAGGCCGCCAAGAACGGCTACCAGCTCGCCCTCGATGAGATCAACGCATCGGGCGGCGTGCTGGGCAAGCCGCTCGAACTGATCATCGAAGACGACCAGTCCAACCCGGCCAAGGCCGTCCCGGCCTTCGTGAAGCTGCAGACCGTAGACCGCGTGGACTTCACGGTGGGCGGCGTCTCGAGTGCGACCAGCGTGGCCCTCTCCGGCCCGGCCAAGCAGTACAACGCCTTCATGGCCTGGATCGGCGGCGCTGCCGTTCCGGTCGAAGACGCCTTCGCCGACCACAAGTACTTCTTCCACTACCACCCCTGGTCGTACTACAACTTCGAGGCGATCCTCGACCTCTTCAAGTACCTCAAGGCCAAGGGGGCCAAGAACATCGCCCTGGCCTACGAGGACGGCCCCTTCGGCTCGGCCGGGGTGGCGGACACGGTCGCGGCCTTCAAGAAGGCGGGCTTCAACGTGGTGTTGCAGGAGAAGTTCAAGACCGGCTCGGGCAACTTCGCGCCGCTGATCAACAAGGCCAAGGGCTACGACGTGGACCTGTTCTACTGGGTCGGCTACGACGTGGACGCGCTGCCCCTCGCCTCGGCCATCAAGGAGGCGAACTTCAAGCCCGGCCTGATCTACGGCACCCCGCCCAGCTGGCCGGTCGGCTTCGAGAACAACCGGCTCTCTAGCGGCATCGCCGGACTCAGCCTGTGGCTGCCCGAGTCGCCCACCAAGGCCTCGAGGGACTTCGTGGCCAAGTACAAGAAGAAGTTCGGCAAGGTCACCGACGAGTACTTCGCGCCGCTGGCCTACACCAACTTGATCACCCTGGCCGCCGCCATCAACGCGGCAGGCTCCACCGACAAGGACAAGGTCGCGGCCGCGCTGGCCAAAACCAAGGCCTCCACGCCCTTTGGCACCCTGACGTTCACCTCCTCGAACAAGATCAAGTACCAGGGTTTCAAGGCGGGCCAGTGGCTGCACTTCCAGTTCATGGACGGCAAGCGTATCCCGGTGTTCCCCATCGACTACGCCCGCAAACCGGTCCAGTACCCGCAGAAATAA